In Macadamia integrifolia cultivar HAES 741 chromosome 1, SCU_Mint_v3, whole genome shotgun sequence, a single window of DNA contains:
- the LOC122074193 gene encoding transcription termination factor MTERF6, chloroplastic/mitochondrial-like, producing the protein MLSFLFKRVPIGRTVRDSITQLGFLQNPSSLRYISSKPSKYQNPFVVSYLISSCGFLPAAAISTSKKIGFESSERPDSVLTLFRNHGFTEPQISSLIRKSPSLLVASATKTLLPKLQFFHSVGVSNANIAKILAKDPRAFSYSLENKIIPVFNFFKSLVGTVENVVIVLKRESRLINCDIENVARNIAIMRENGVPDTNIVSLLTYFPGTTTHKHDRFKQLAEEIKQMGIEPSKYLFVIALYVLTSVNISTRKQKFEAYRKWGFSESEMLMAFRRYPWFIKWSEKKIARHMDFFINKMGWERAVIIKYPQLLGLSFEKRILPWCSVLRVLILKGLVKEDLKMGRQLIKSEKLFLEEFVTKYEKEVPQLLDLFKGNISPLGLGYGTEEVWMS; encoded by the coding sequence ATGCTTAGTTTCCTCTTCAAAAGAGTCCCAATCGGGAGAACTGTAAGAGATTCAATAACCCAGCTGGGTTTTCTGCAAAACCCTTCATCTCTCAGATACATATCCTCAAAACCCTCAAAATATCAGAACCCTTTCGTGGTCTCTTACCTCATCAGCTCATGTGGGTTCTTACCCGCAGCTGCCATCTCTACATCCAAGAAGATTGGTTTTGAATCCTCCGAAAGACCAGATTCTGTTCTTACGCTCTTCAGAAACCATGGATTCACTGAACCACAGATTTCCAGTCTCATAAGAAAGAGTCCATCATTGCTTGTTGCCAGTGCTACAAAAACCCTTCTCCCTAAACTTCAATTCTTCCATTCGGTTGGCGTTTCGAACGCTAACATTGCAAAAATTCTCGCCAAAGATCCAAGAGCTTTCTCCTATAGCTTAGAAAACAAAATCATTCctgttttcaatttcttcaagaGTTTAGTTGGGACTGTGGAGAATGTTGTTATTGTTCTAAAACGTGAATCTCGTCTCATCAATTGTGATATAGAGAATGTGGCTCGAAATATTGCAATCATGAGAGAAAATGGTGTACCGGATACTAATATCGTGAGTTTACTAACTTACTTTCCCGGCACGACCACACATAAACATGATCGGTTCAAACAGTTGGCTGAGGAGATTAAGCAAATGGGTATTGAACCTTCAAAATACTTGTTTGTAATTGCTCTATATGTCTTAACATCAGTGAACATATCGACACGGAAGCAGAAATTCGAGGCTTACAGAAAGTGGGGTTTTTCTGAGAGTGAGATGCTCATGGCATTTAGAAGGTACCCTTGGTTTATAAAATGGTCTGAGAAGAAGATAGCGAGGCATATGGATTTCTTTATTAACAAAATGGGTTGGGAACGGGCAGTTATCATCAAGTATCCGCAACTTCTAGGGCTTAGCTTTGAGAAGAGGATTCTTCCATGGTGTTCGGTTTTACGAGTGTTGATATTGAAAGGTCTGGTGAAGGAAGATCTTAAAATGGGACGTCAATTGATCAAAAGTGAGAAGCTTTTCTTGGAGGAGTTTGTGACAAAATATGAGAAAGAAGTTCCTCAACTCTTGGATTTATTCAAAGGGAATATTAGTCCGCTAGGACTAGGATATGGAACTGAGGAAGTGTGGATGTCTTAG
- the LOC122084353 gene encoding uncharacterized protein LOC122084353, whose amino-acid sequence MISFFFRRVPIGRAIRDLTTQLGFLQNPSSLRSISSKPSINANPFVVSYLISSCGLSPAAAISASKKVSFGSSDRPDSVISLFRNHGFTEAQISSLISRCPSLLVAKPTKNLLPKLQFFHSFGISSPTIAKILSKDPSVLCSSLENKIIPAFNFLKSLVGNVENVVTGLKRQPRTINHLQNVARNMEIMRENGVPESNIVSLLTNYPSTMRISNDRFKKIVEDIQQMGFGPSKYLFVLALHVLTSMNKSTWKQKLEAYRRWGFSENEIRMAFRRYPWFLMLSEKNIMSHMDLFVNKLGWERAVIIRYPQLLAFSLENTILPRCSVLRVLILKGLVREDLKIGHLMIRSEKYFLENFVTKYEKEVPHLLDLYKSKNISLLGVEDGTEEVG is encoded by the coding sequence ATGATTAGTTTCTTCTTCAGAAGAGTCCCAATCGGGAGAGCCATAAGAGATTTAACTACTCAACTGGGTTTTCTGCAAAACCCTTCATCTCTCAGATCCATCTCCTCAAAACCCTCAATAAATGCGAACCCTTTCGTTGTCTCTTACCTCATTAGCTCATGTGGACTCTCACCCGCAGCTGCCATCTCTGCATCTAAGAAAGTTAGTTTTGGATCCTCTGATAGACCAGACTCTGTTATTTCCCTCTTCAGAAACCATGGATTCACCGAAGCGCAGATTTCCAGTCTCATTAGTAGGTGTCCATCATTGCTCGTTGCCAAACCTACAAAGAACCTTCTCCCTAAACTTCAATTCTTCCATTCGTTTGGCATTTCAAGCCCTACCATTGCCAAAATCCTCTCCAAAGATCCAAGCGTTTTGTGCTCTAGCTTAGAAAACAAAATCATTCCTGCTTTTAATTTCCTGAAGAGTTTAGTTGGGAATGTGGAGAATGTTGTTACTGGTCTAAAACGTCAACCTCGGACCATCAATCACTTGCAGAATGTGGCTCGAAATATGGAAATCATGAGAGAAAATGGAGTACCTGAATCTAATATCGTGAGTTTACTGACTAACTATCCCAGTACGATGAGAATTAGCAATGACCGTTTCAAAAAAATAGTTGAGGATATTCAGCAAATGGGTTTCGGCCCTTCAAAATACTTGTTTGTTCTTGCTCTCCATGTGCTTACATCAATGAACAAATCGACATGGAAGCAGAAATTGGAGGCTTATCGAAGGTGGGGTTTTTCTGAGAATGAGATTCGAATGGCATTTAGGAGGTACCCTTGGTTTCTGATGCTTTCTGAGAAGAATATAATGAGCCATATGGATTTGTTTGTTAACAAATTGGGTTGGGAACGGGCAGTTATCATCAGGTATCCACAACTTCTTGCCTTTAGTTTGGAGAATACAATTCTTCCAAGGTGTTCAGTTTTACGAGTATTGATATTGAAAGGCCTGGTGAGGGAAGATCTTAAAATTGGACATCTGATGATAAGAAGTGAGAAGTATTTCTTGGAGAACTTTGTGACCAAATATGAGAAAGAAGTTCCTCATCTCTTGGATTTATACAAAAGCAAAAATATTAGTCTGCTAGGAGTAGAAGATGGAACTGAGGAAGTGGGTTGA
- the LOC122073284 gene encoding uncharacterized protein LOC122073284, with translation MDFLELDCPASMRWVQYLKRLGDLIEDGCTHVLTPCNTSYNWDVESVWHHTFYNELCDASEQQPVLLTEAPLNPKENRTKIAQMTSKSFNVSSCAGPWPGDLTEALMKDSRIPPDTNSIVERDILSKEKLGYVAFDRELELKEASMMSRESIESSYELPDVPCGLSPTAAISASNKVDFESSDKPDSVLTLFRNHGFTEAQISSFIRKFPSYLVSSPSKTLLPKLEFFNSSGVSNPNIAKILSHDPRVLFFSLENKIIPAFNFFKSLVGTLENVVFGLKRQPRFISCDIQNVALNIAILRENGVPESNIVSLLTYYATSMTTKNDRFKQMVEEIKQMGFDFSKYTSMLALIVLTSMNRSTWKQKLKAYGRWDFSENEILMTFRRCPWFMTHSEKKIMRHMDFFINKMSWERAVIITYPQLLRLSFEKRILPWCSVLRVLILKGLVKEDLKMGRQLIKSEKIFLGEFVTKYEKEVPQLLDLFKGNISLLGLGYGSDEVWKEPVVKCSIF, from the exons ATGGATTTCTTGGAACTCGACTGTCCAGCTTCTATGCGTTGG GTGCAATACTTGAAAAGGCTCGGAGATCTCATTGAGGATGGATGCACTCATGTTCTTACCCCGTGTAATACAAGCTACAACTGGGATGTGGAAAGTGTATGGCATCACACCTTTTACAATGAACTTTGTGATGCTTCAGAACAACAACCAGTTCTCCTTACTGAAGCACCTCTCAACCCCAAGGAAAACAGAACAAAGATTGCACAAATGACGTCTAAATCTTTCAATGTTTCAAGTTGT GCTGGACCTTGGCCAGGAGACCTCACAGAAGCTCTAATGAAGGATTCTAGGATCCCTCCTGATACCAACAGCATTGTTGAGCGGGACATTTTGTCAAAAGAAAAGCTTGGTTATGTGGCTTTTGACCGTGAACTGGAGTTGAAAGAAGCTTCAATGATGAGCAGGGAATCAATTGAGAGTAGCTATGAGTTACCCGATG TCCCATGTGGGCTCTCCCCCACAGCTGCCATCTCTGCATCCAATAAGGTTGATTTTGAATCCTCTGATAAACCAGACTCGGTTCTTACCCTCTTTAGAAACCATGGATTCACCGAAGCTCAGATTTCCAGTTTCATTAGAAAGTTCCCATCATATCTTGTTTCCAGTCCTTCAAAGACCCTTCTCCCTAAACTTGAGTTTTTTAATTCCTCAGGCGTTTCAAACCCTAACATTGCAAAAATCCTCTCCCATGATCCAAGGGTTTTGTTCTTTAGCTTAGAGAACAAAATCATCcctgcttttaatttcttcaagaGTTTAGTTGGGACTCTGGAGAATGTTGTTTTTGGTCTAAAACGTCAACCTCGTTTCATCAGTTGTGATATACAGAATGTGGCTCTAAATATTGCAATCTTGAGAGAAAATGGAGTTCCTGAGTCTAACATTGTTAGTTTACTAACTTACTATGCCACCTCCATGACAACTAAAAATGATCGGTTTAAACAGATGGTTGAGGAGATTAAGCAAatgggttttgatttttcaaaatacaCTTCTATGCTTGCTCTCATTGTGTTGACATCAATGAACAGATCAACATGGAAGCAGAAATTGAAGGCTTATGGGAGGTGGGATTTTTCTGAGAATGAGATTCTCATGACATTTAGGAGGTGCCCTTGGTTTATGACACATTCTGAGAAGAAGATAATGAGGCATATGGATTTCTTTATTAACAAAATGAGTTGGGAACGTGCAGTTATCATCACGTATCCGCAACTTCTAAGGCTTAGCTTCGAGAAGAGGATTCTTCCATGGTGTTCAGTTTTACGAGTGTTGATATTGAAAGGTCTGGTGAAGGAAGATCTTAAAATGGGACGCCAATTGATCAAAAGTGAGAAGATTTTCTTGGGGGAGTTTGTGACAAAATATGAGAAAGAAGTTCCTCAACTCTTGGATTTATTCAAAGGGAATATTAGTCTGCTAGGACTAGGATATGGAAGTGATGAAGTGTGGAAAGAACCTGTTGTAAAATGctcaattttttga
- the LOC122084346 gene encoding transcription termination factor MTERF6, chloroplastic/mitochondrial-like: MYSFLFKRVPIGRTVRDSTTQPGFLQNPSFLRSISSKASRDQNPFVVSYLISSCGFSPAAAISASKKVGFESSDGPDSVLTLFRNYGFTEAEISSLIRKCPLLLVASPTKLLLPKLEFFHSFGLSNRNIAKILSSDPRVLFFSLENKIILSFNFLKSLVGTVENVVFGLKRQARFISCDIQNVARNIAFLRENGVPESNIVSLLTKYPRTVTPKNNRFKQILKVIQQMGFDPSKSLFIIALNGFVSMNKATWNQKLEAYRRWGFSEYDILIAFRRYPWFMTPSEKKIMNHMDFFVNKMGWERAVIIRYPQLLMFSLEKRILPRCSVLQVLILKGLVKEDLKIGRLMIRSEKYFLEKFVTKYEKEVPHLLDLYKGNNSQLGLEDGTEEEGWKNPL, from the coding sequence ATGTATAGCTTTCTTTTCAAAAGAGTCCCAATCGGGAGAACTGTAAGAGATTCAACAACCCAACCGGGTTTTCTGCAAAACCCTTCATTTCTCAGATCTATCTCCTCAAAAGCGTCAAGAGATCAGAACCCTTTCGTGGTCTCTTACCTCATCAGCTCATGTGGGTTCTCACCCGCAGCTGCCATTTCTGCATCCAAGAAGGTTGGTTTTGAATCCTCTGATGGACCAGACTCGGTTCTTACTCTCTTCAGAAACTATGGATTCACCGAAGCGGAGATCTCCAGTCTCATTAGAAAGTGTCCATTATTGCTCGTTGCCAGTCCTACAAAGCTCTTGCTCCCTAAACTTGAGTTTTTCCACTCCTTTGGCCTTTCGAACCGTAAcattgccaaaatcctttcCTCAGATCCAAGGGTTTTGTTCTTTAGCTTAGAAAACAAAATCATCCTTAGTTTTAATTTCCTAAAGAGTTTAGTTGGGACTGTGGAGAATGTTGTTTTTGGTCTAAAACGTCAAGCTCGTTTTATCAGTTGTGATATTCAGAATGTGGCTCGAAATATTgcatttttgagagaaaatggAGTACCGGAGTCTAATATTGTGAGTTTACTAACTAAATATCCCAGAACAGTGACACCTAAAAATAACCGGTTCAAACAGATTCTTAAGGTTATTCAGCAAATGGGTTTCGACCCTTCGAAATCCTTGTTTATTATTGCTCTCAATGGGTTTGTGTCAATGAACAAAGCGACATGGAATCAGAAATTGGAGGCTTATCGAAGGTGGGGTTTTTCTGAGTACGATATTCTCATTGCATTTAGGAGGTACCCTTGGTTTATGACACCTTCTGAGAAGAAGATAATGAACCATATGGATTTCTTTGTTAACAAAATGGGTTGGGAACGGGCAGTTATCATCCGATACCCACAACTTCTTATGTTTAGCTTGGAGAAGAGAATTCTTCCAAGGTGTTCAGTTTTACAAGTATTGATCTTGAAAGGTCTGGTGAAGGAAGATCTTAAAATTGGACGTCTGATGATAAGAAGTGAGAAGTATTTCTTGGAGAAGTTTGTGACCAAATATGAGAAAGAAGTTCCTCATCTCTTGGATTTATACAAAGGAAATAATAGTCAGCTAGGACTAGAAGATGGAACTGAGGAAGAGGGCTGGAAGAACCCATTATAA